A part of Bacillus thuringiensis genomic DNA contains:
- a CDS encoding spore coat CotO family protein has protein sequence MEVGGTSVKNKNKSSTVGKPLLYIAQVSLELAAPKIKRIILTNFENEDRREKSNRNENENAVSSAVEEVIEQQEQQEQQEQQEQQEQQVEEIEEEEQEEQVQEQQESVRTVPYNKSFKDMNNDEKIHFLLNRPHYIPKVRCRIKTATVSYIGSIISYRNGIVSIMPQNSMRDIRLSIDDIQSISMAGF, from the coding sequence ATGGAAGTGGGAGGGACGAGTGTGAAGAATAAAAATAAAAGTTCAACAGTTGGAAAACCGTTGTTATATATTGCGCAAGTAAGTTTGGAACTTGCTGCACCGAAAATAAAAAGGATTATCTTAACAAACTTTGAAAATGAGGATCGAAGAGAAAAAAGTAATAGAAATGAAAACGAAAATGCTGTAAGTAGTGCTGTGGAAGAGGTAATAGAACAACAAGAACAACAAGAACAACAAGAACAACAAGAACAACAAGAGCAGCAAGTGGAAGAAATAGAAGAAGAGGAACAAGAGGAACAAGTACAAGAGCAGCAAGAGTCAGTGAGAACTGTCCCGTATAATAAATCATTTAAGGATATGAATAATGATGAAAAAATTCATTTTTTATTAAACCGTCCTCATTACATTCCTAAAGTAAGGTGCAGAATAAAAACGGCTACCGTTTCTTATATTGGATCAATCATATCGTATCGTAATGGCATTGTATCCATTATGCCACAAAATAGCATGAGAGATATTAGGTTGTCTATAGATGATATCCAATCGATTAGTATGGCCGGCTTTTAA
- a CDS encoding DUF1360 domain-containing protein gives MLFTSWLLFFIFALAAFRLTRLIVYDKITAFLRRPFIDELEITEPDGSVSTFTKVKGKGLRKWLGELLSCYWCTGVWVSAFLLVLYNWIPIVAEPLLALLAIAGAAAIIETITGYFMGE, from the coding sequence ATGCTGTTTACAAGTTGGCTTTTATTTTTTATTTTCGCGTTAGCTGCTTTTAGGCTCACCCGTTTAATTGTATATGATAAAATTACAGCTTTTTTGCGAAGACCGTTTATTGACGAATTAGAGATTACAGAGCCGGATGGAAGTGTATCAACTTTTACAAAAGTAAAAGGTAAAGGATTAAGAAAGTGGCTTGGCGAATTATTAAGCTGTTATTGGTGTACAGGTGTGTGGGTTAGTGCTTTTTTATTAGTTTTATATAATTGGATCCCTATCGTTGCAGAGCCGTTACTTGCATTATTAGCTATTGCAGGTGCAGCAGCAATTATTGAAACGATTACAGGATATTTTATGGGAGAATAA
- a CDS encoding cytochrome C oxidase subunit III, with protein sequence MFAVSNNPRQNSYDLQQWYHMQQQHQAQQQAYQEQLQQQGFVKKKGCNCGKKKNAIKHYEE encoded by the coding sequence ATGTTTGCTGTGAGCAATAATCCAAGGCAAAATTCATATGATCTGCAGCAATGGTATCACATGCAGCAACAACACCAAGCGCAACAACAGGCATATCAAGAACAATTACAGCAACAAGGATTTGTGAAGAAAAAGGGATGCAATTGTGGGAAAAAGAAGAATGCAATAAAACACTATGAAGAATGA
- a CDS encoding glycosyltransferase family protein: MSAAEKTILFVTCINDRKMYAQCVRHILRLAVPPGYIVQFMPIRNAKSMTSGYNQAISHPAKYKVYIHQDVFIMNVVFLYGLLQLFNEHEHLGMIGMIGAQYVPPNGIWNEGREVVGKVIGYMNDLFYMASQEKPYHESKTFMPVECIDGLLMATQYDIPWREDLFDGFDYYDVSQSFEFRKAGYTVGVPVQRDAWCIHYHIDVNMTNYEKYRKIFVEHYMSDVNQDE, translated from the coding sequence ATGAGTGCTGCTGAAAAAACAATATTATTTGTTACATGTATAAATGATCGGAAAATGTATGCACAGTGCGTACGGCATATATTGAGATTGGCAGTACCTCCAGGTTATATTGTACAATTTATGCCAATTCGGAATGCGAAAAGTATGACGAGCGGATATAATCAAGCGATTTCGCATCCAGCGAAATATAAAGTATATATACACCAAGATGTTTTCATTATGAATGTGGTATTTTTATACGGATTACTTCAATTATTTAACGAACATGAACATCTTGGAATGATTGGAATGATTGGAGCCCAATATGTTCCTCCAAACGGGATATGGAATGAAGGCAGGGAAGTTGTTGGGAAAGTAATTGGTTATATGAACGATTTATTTTATATGGCAAGTCAAGAAAAGCCGTACCATGAGTCAAAAACATTTATGCCTGTGGAATGTATTGATGGTTTATTGATGGCAACGCAATACGATATTCCGTGGCGAGAAGATTTGTTTGATGGGTTTGACTATTATGATGTATCTCAGTCATTTGAATTTAGAAAAGCTGGCTATACCGTTGGGGTTCCTGTACAGCGTGATGCGTGGTGTATTCACTATCATATTGATGTGAATATGACAAACTATGAAAAGTATAGAAAGATATTTGTGGAGCACTATATGTCAGATGTAAATCAAGACGAATAG
- the rfbB gene encoding dTDP-glucose 4,6-dehydratase codes for MNILVTGGAGFIGSNFVHYMLQSYETYKIINFDALTYSGNLNNVKSIQNHPNYYFVKGEIQNGELLEHVIKERDVQVIVNFAAESHVDRSIENPIPFYDTNVIGTVTLLELVKKYPHIKLLQVSTDEVYGSLGKTGRFTEETPLAPNSPYSSSKASADMIALSYYKTYQLPVIVTRCSNNYGPYQYPEKLIPLMVTNALEGEKLRLYGDGLNVRDWLHVTDHCSAIDVVLHKGRIGEVYNIGGNNEKTNVDVVEQIISLLGKTKKDIAYVTDRLGHDRRYAIDAQKMKNELGWEPQYTFEQGLKETVEWYKHHIEWWKPLKEK; via the coding sequence ATGAATATATTAGTAACAGGTGGGGCCGGATTTATTGGAAGTAATTTTGTTCATTACATGTTACAAAGCTATGAAACATATAAAATTATTAATTTCGATGCATTAACATATAGTGGAAACTTAAATAATGTAAAGTCTATTCAAAATCATCCGAATTACTATTTTGTAAAAGGGGAAATTCAAAACGGAGAGCTGCTGGAGCATGTTATTAAGGAACGTGACGTGCAAGTAATTGTAAATTTCGCAGCTGAATCACATGTGGACCGTAGTATTGAAAATCCGATTCCTTTTTATGATACAAATGTAATTGGGACAGTCACCTTATTAGAATTAGTAAAAAAATATCCGCATATTAAACTCCTGCAAGTATCAACAGATGAGGTGTACGGCTCTTTAGGGAAAACAGGTCGATTTACCGAGGAAACCCCGTTAGCTCCAAATAGTCCATATTCTTCAAGCAAAGCGAGCGCCGACATGATAGCTTTATCTTATTATAAAACATATCAATTACCAGTTATAGTAACACGTTGCTCCAATAATTATGGGCCGTATCAATATCCTGAAAAATTAATTCCGTTAATGGTTACGAATGCGTTGGAAGGGGAAAAATTACGATTATATGGAGATGGATTAAATGTAAGAGACTGGTTACATGTAACGGACCATTGTAGTGCGATTGACGTTGTTCTGCATAAGGGACGTATAGGAGAAGTATATAATATAGGTGGAAATAATGAAAAAACAAATGTAGATGTTGTGGAACAAATTATCTCCCTCTTAGGAAAAACGAAAAAAGACATTGCGTATGTTACAGACCGTTTAGGGCATGATCGTCGTTATGCGATTGATGCACAAAAGATGAAGAATGAGCTCGGGTGGGAACCGCAGTATACGTTTGAACAGGGGTTGAAAGAAACGGTGGAATGGTATAAACATCATATAGAATGGTGGAAACCACTAAAAGAAAAGTAA
- the cotY gene encoding spore coat protein CotY, whose translation MSCNCNEDNQHDFDFNCVSNVVRFIHELQECATTTCGSGCEVPFLGAHNNASVANTRPFILYTKAGTPFEAFAPSASLTSCQSPIFRVESIDDDDCAVLRVLTVVLGDGTSVPPGDDPICTFLAVPNARLVSSSTCLTVDLSCFCAIQCLRDVSI comes from the coding sequence ATGAGCTGCAATTGTAACGAAGATAATCAACATGATTTTGATTTCAATTGTGTATCAAATGTCGTTCGTTTTATACATGAACTACAAGAATGTGCAACGACAACATGTGGATCTGGTTGTGAAGTTCCATTTTTAGGCGCACATAACAATGCATCAGTAGCAAATACACGTCCTTTTATTTTATACACAAAAGCCGGAACACCTTTTGAAGCATTCGCACCATCTGCAAGCCTTACTAGCTGCCAATCTCCAATTTTCCGCGTAGAAAGTATAGATGATGATGACTGCGCTGTATTACGTGTATTAACTGTAGTTTTAGGTGATGGTACCTCTGTACCACCTGGTGATGATCCAATCTGTACGTTTTTAGCTGTACCAAATGCAAGACTCGTATCATCCTCCACTTGTCTTACTGTTGATTTAAGTTGCTTCTGCGCTATTCAATGCTTACGCGATGTTTCTATATAA
- the exsY gene encoding exosporium assembly protein ExsY, translating into MSCNENKHHSSSHCVVDVVKFINELQDCSTTTCGSGCEIPFLGAHNTASVANTRPFILYTKAGTPFEAFAPSASLVSCQSPIFRVESVDDDSCAVLRVLTVVLGDGTPVPPGDDPICTFLAVPNARLISTTTCLTVDLSCFCAIQCLRDVSIVK; encoded by the coding sequence ATGAGTTGTAACGAAAATAAACACCATAGCTCTTCTCATTGTGTAGTTGACGTTGTAAAATTCATCAATGAATTACAAGATTGTTCTACAACAACATGTGGATCTGGTTGTGAAATTCCATTTTTAGGCGCACACAACACGGCATCAGTAGCGAATACACGCCCTTTTATTTTATACACAAAAGCTGGAACACCTTTTGAAGCTTTCGCACCATCTGCAAGCCTAGTTAGCTGCCAATCACCAATTTTCCGTGTAGAAAGTGTAGATGATGATAGCTGTGCTGTGCTACGTGTATTAACTGTAGTTTTAGGTGACGGTACTCCGGTACCACCTGGTGACGATCCAATTTGTACGTTTTTAGCTGTACCAAATGCAAGATTAATATCGACAACTACTTGCCTTACTGTTGATTTAAGCTGTTTCTGTGCGATTCAATGCTTACGCGACGTTTCTATCGTAAAGTAA
- the fabI gene encoding enoyl-ACP reductase FabI has protein sequence MELLQGKTFVVMGVANQRSIAWGIARSLHNAGAKLIFTYAGERLERNVRELADTLEGQESLVLPCDVTNDEELTACFETIKQEVGTIHGVAHCIAFANRDDLKGEFVDTSRDGFLLAQNISAFSLTAVAREAKKVMTEGGNILTLTYLGGERVVKNYNVMGVAKASLEASVKYLANDLGQHGIRVNAISAGPIRTLSAKGVGDFNSILREIEERAPLRRTTTPEEVGDTAVFLFSDLARGVTGENIHVDSGYHILG, from the coding sequence ATGGAACTATTACAAGGGAAAACATTCGTTGTTATGGGCGTTGCGAACCAAAGAAGTATTGCGTGGGGAATTGCTCGCTCTTTGCATAATGCAGGTGCAAAATTAATATTCACATATGCAGGAGAACGCTTAGAGAGAAACGTTCGTGAATTAGCGGACACATTAGAAGGACAAGAATCACTTGTATTACCTTGTGATGTAACAAATGATGAAGAACTTACAGCTTGCTTTGAAACAATCAAGCAAGAGGTTGGTACAATTCACGGTGTTGCACACTGTATTGCTTTTGCAAATCGTGATGATTTAAAAGGTGAATTTGTAGATACTTCTCGCGATGGATTTTTACTTGCACAAAATATTAGTGCATTCTCTTTAACAGCTGTAGCAAGAGAAGCGAAGAAAGTAATGACAGAAGGCGGAAATATTTTAACGTTAACATATCTTGGCGGCGAGCGCGTTGTGAAAAACTATAACGTTATGGGTGTTGCGAAAGCTTCATTAGAAGCTAGCGTGAAATATTTAGCTAACGATTTAGGCCAACATGGCATTCGCGTTAACGCTATTTCTGCAGGACCAATTCGTACGTTATCTGCAAAAGGTGTAGGTGACTTTAACTCAATCTTAAGAGAAATTGAGGAGCGCGCACCACTTCGTCGTACAACAACTCCAGAAGAAGTTGGGGATACAGCAGTATTCTTATTCAGTGATTTAGCACGCGGCGTAACAGGAGAAAACATTCACGTTGATTCAGGGTATCATATCCTAGGATAA
- a CDS encoding sugar phosphate nucleotidyltransferase encodes MKGIILAGGTGSRLYPITKVTNKHLLPVGRYPMIYHAVYRLKQCEITDIMIITGKEHMGDVVSFLGSGQEFGVSFTYRVQDKAGGIAQALGLCEDFVGKDRMVVILGDNIFSDDICPYVEEFVNQKEGAKVLLQSVDDPERFGVAHIQNHKIIEIEEKPKEPKSSYAVTGIYLYDSKVFSYIKELKPSARGELEITDINNWYLKRGVLTYNEMSGWWTDAGTHVSLQRANTLARDINFGKQFNGE; translated from the coding sequence GTGAAAGGAATTATTTTAGCAGGTGGAACTGGATCGAGATTGTATCCAATAACGAAAGTAACGAATAAACATTTGCTTCCTGTTGGACGTTACCCAATGATTTATCATGCGGTATATAGGCTGAAACAATGCGAGATTACAGATATTATGATTATTACAGGGAAAGAGCATATGGGAGATGTTGTTAGTTTTTTAGGAAGCGGTCAAGAGTTTGGTGTGTCCTTTACGTATCGTGTGCAAGATAAGGCTGGGGGAATTGCACAAGCATTAGGGCTTTGTGAGGATTTCGTCGGGAAAGATCGTATGGTAGTTATATTAGGAGATAATATTTTTTCAGATGACATTTGTCCGTACGTTGAAGAGTTTGTAAATCAAAAAGAAGGTGCGAAAGTACTACTGCAATCTGTAGATGATCCGGAGCGGTTTGGCGTAGCGCACATTCAAAACCACAAAATAATTGAAATTGAAGAAAAGCCGAAAGAACCGAAAAGTTCCTATGCAGTGACAGGAATTTATTTGTATGACTCGAAAGTCTTTTCTTATATAAAAGAATTAAAACCTTCCGCAAGGGGAGAACTTGAAATTACAGATATCAATAATTGGTATTTAAAACGAGGGGTACTTACTTATAATGAAATGAGTGGTTGGTGGACTGATGCGGGAACTCATGTTTCTCTTCAAAGGGCGAATACGTTGGCACGGGATATAAACTTTGGTAAACAGTTTAACGGAGAATAG
- the exsF gene encoding exosporium protein ExsF, with the protein MFSSDCEFTKIDCEAKPASTLPAFGFAFNASAPQFASLFTPLLLPSVSPNPNITVPVINNTVSVGNGIRIQIAGIYQISYTLTVSLENVPAPPNAARFFLTLDTPDNIIPGSGTAVRANIIGTGEVEVSSGVILINLNPGDLVQIVPVELFGTVDIRAAALTVAQIS; encoded by the coding sequence ATGTTCTCTTCTGATTGCGAATTTACTAAAATCGATTGCGAGGCGAAACCAGCTAGTACACTACCTGCCTTCGGTTTTGCTTTCAACGCGTCTGCACCTCAGTTTGCTTCACTGTTTACACCATTACTATTACCTAGCGTAAGTCCAAATCCTAATATTACTGTTCCTGTAATAAACAATACAGTAAGCGTCGGAAATGGCATTCGAATTCAAATAGCTGGTATCTATCAAATCAGTTATACATTAACGGTAAGTCTTGAAAATGTTCCTGCCCCACCAAATGCTGCCCGATTCTTCTTAACATTGGACACACCTGACAACATTATCCCAGGATCCGGGACGGCAGTCCGTGCTAACATTATCGGTACTGGAGAAGTAGAGGTTTCTAGCGGTGTTATTCTTATTAACTTGAATCCTGGCGACTTAGTTCAAATCGTACCAGTTGAATTATTTGGAACTGTAGACATTCGTGCTGCAGCATTAACAGTTGCACAAATTAGCTAG
- the rfbD gene encoding dTDP-4-dehydrorhamnose reductase, whose protein sequence is MKERIIITGANGQLGKQLQEELNPEEYDIYPFDKKLLDITNISRMQQVVQEIRPHIIIHCAAYTKVDHAETEQDIAYRINAIGARNVAVASQLVGAKLVYISTDYVFQGDRPEGYDEFHNPAPINTYGASKYAGEQFVKELHNKYFIVRTSWLYGKYGNNFVKTMMRLGKEREEVSVVADQIGSPTYVADLNVMINKLIHTSLYGTYHVSNRGSCSWFEFAKKIFLDANMKVNVLPVSTEEFGSAAARPKYSIFQHNMLRLNGFSQMPSWEEGLERFFIETKSH, encoded by the coding sequence ATGAAAGAACGGATTATCATAACAGGAGCAAACGGTCAATTGGGAAAGCAACTACAAGAAGAGTTAAATCCTGAAGAATACGACATATATCCATTTGATAAAAAGTTACTAGATATAACAAATATATCCCGAATGCAGCAAGTGGTACAAGAAATAAGGCCACACATCATTATTCATTGTGCAGCGTATACGAAGGTTGATCATGCAGAAACAGAACAAGATATTGCGTATAGAATAAATGCAATAGGAGCTCGAAATGTAGCGGTTGCTTCACAATTAGTAGGGGCGAAGTTAGTTTATATCAGTACTGATTATGTATTTCAGGGCGATAGACCAGAGGGATACGATGAATTTCATAATCCGGCGCCGATAAATACATACGGAGCTTCTAAGTATGCGGGAGAGCAGTTCGTCAAAGAGCTACATAATAAATACTTTATCGTTCGTACATCGTGGTTATATGGTAAGTATGGAAATAATTTTGTGAAAACGATGATGCGATTAGGTAAAGAAAGAGAAGAAGTATCTGTTGTAGCAGATCAAATCGGTTCTCCTACTTATGTGGCGGATTTAAATGTAATGATTAATAAGCTCATTCATACTTCTTTATACGGTACGTATCATGTGTCAAATAGAGGTTCATGTTCTTGGTTTGAATTTGCAAAAAAAATATTTTTGGATGCAAATATGAAAGTGAATGTATTACCTGTTTCAACCGAAGAATTTGGATCAGCGGCAGCGAGACCGAAATATTCTATTTTCCAACATAACATGCTACGATTAAATGGTTTTTCACAAATGCCTTCTTGGGAAGAAGGATTAGAGCGTTTTTTTATAGAAACAAAAAGTCATTAA
- a CDS encoding glycosyltransferase family protein: MKDHTILVVVCINNEELFEQCERQIRNLFVPPGYVVQIFPIRDAQSMASAYNRALSYPAKYKVYIHQDTYLINREMLYTLISLFQDNEKLGLIGVAGAQFLPSNGIWWEGKNLVGKVIEYRRQNYQLLNLDQIFYDNQPFLSVQAIDGLLMATQYDIPWREDLFQGFHFYDVSQSLEFQKAGYLIGIPNQANLWCIHYNGDEFDADTYEKYRKVFVEHYKDILSPS, translated from the coding sequence ATGAAAGATCATACAATATTAGTCGTTGTTTGTATAAATAATGAGGAGCTATTTGAACAATGTGAGAGACAAATAAGAAACCTTTTTGTTCCCCCTGGTTATGTCGTACAAATTTTTCCGATACGAGATGCACAAAGTATGGCGAGTGCATACAATCGAGCCCTTTCATATCCAGCGAAGTACAAAGTGTATATACATCAAGATACATATCTTATTAATCGAGAGATGTTGTATACACTTATATCTCTTTTTCAAGATAATGAAAAACTTGGTTTAATTGGCGTAGCTGGTGCTCAGTTTTTACCGAGCAACGGGATATGGTGGGAAGGGAAAAATTTAGTAGGGAAAGTGATTGAATACAGAAGACAGAATTATCAATTATTAAATTTAGATCAGATTTTTTATGATAATCAACCATTTTTGTCAGTTCAGGCAATTGATGGTTTATTAATGGCCACACAATATGATATTCCGTGGCGAGAAGATTTGTTTCAAGGATTTCACTTTTATGATGTGTCACAGTCTTTAGAGTTTCAAAAGGCGGGTTATTTAATTGGTATCCCTAATCAAGCAAATTTATGGTGTATTCACTACAACGGGGATGAGTTTGATGCGGATACATATGAGAAGTATCGGAAAGTATTTGTAGAACATTATAAAGATATATTATCTCCATCATAA
- the rfbC gene encoding dTDP-4-dehydrorhamnose 3,5-epimerase, with protein sequence MKVVETNFTDAKLLEPRLFGDERGFFTESYNKKMLETLGVTYSFVQDNVSYSAEAGTIRGLHFQKNPKAQTKLIQVMQGAIYDVIVDLRKDSPTFQQWRGYILSADNHRQLLVPKGFAHGFCTLVPHTIVMYKVDEYYSADHDSGVLWNDKELAIPWPVTSPILSDKDRILPLLQECEDSF encoded by the coding sequence ATGAAAGTTGTAGAAACAAACTTTACCGACGCAAAATTGTTAGAACCGAGGTTATTTGGAGATGAGCGTGGCTTTTTTACAGAAAGTTATAATAAGAAGATGCTAGAAACATTAGGGGTTACGTATTCATTTGTACAGGATAATGTTTCTTATTCAGCAGAAGCGGGAACGATTCGGGGATTACACTTTCAAAAAAATCCGAAAGCACAAACGAAACTTATTCAAGTTATGCAAGGAGCAATCTATGATGTTATCGTTGATTTGAGAAAAGATTCACCAACGTTTCAACAGTGGAGAGGATATATTTTAAGTGCGGATAATCACCGGCAATTATTAGTGCCAAAAGGATTTGCACATGGTTTTTGTACACTTGTCCCGCATACTATTGTTATGTATAAAGTAGATGAGTATTATAGTGCCGATCATGACTCAGGGGTACTTTGGAACGATAAAGAATTAGCAATTCCATGGCCAGTAACAAGTCCTATTTTGTCTGACAAAGATCGAATATTACCGTTACTTCAGGAATGTGAAGATAGCTTTTGA
- a CDS encoding class I SAM-dependent methyltransferase yields MNPQKNSLYEEKSVHYYNAVNPNLLKHIKKEWKEVLDIGCSSGALGAAIKENGTRVSGIEAFPEAAEKAKEKLDHVVLGDIETMDMPYEEEQFDCVIFGDVLEHLFDPWAVIEKVKPYIKQNGVILASIPNVSHISVLAPLLAGNWTYTEYGLLDKTHIRFFTFNEMLRMFLKAGYSISKVDRVYVDHKMYESLIEELYGICKKYRLGSGFMAETVVFQYIIEAEKSQL; encoded by the coding sequence ATGAATCCTCAAAAAAATTCTTTATATGAAGAAAAGTCTGTGCATTATTATAATGCAGTGAATCCCAATTTATTAAAGCATATAAAAAAGGAATGGAAAGAAGTTCTTGATATTGGTTGCTCGAGCGGTGCATTGGGAGCGGCTATTAAAGAAAATGGAACACGTGTATCAGGAATCGAGGCATTCCCAGAGGCAGCAGAAAAAGCAAAAGAAAAACTGGATCATGTTGTTTTGGGCGATATAGAAACAATGGATATGCCGTATGAGGAAGAGCAGTTTGATTGCGTTATATTTGGGGACGTATTAGAGCATTTATTTGATCCGTGGGCTGTAATAGAAAAAGTAAAACCATATATAAAGCAAAATGGTGTAATTTTGGCTAGTATACCGAACGTTTCTCACATTTCGGTATTAGCTCCCTTACTCGCTGGAAATTGGACGTATACAGAATATGGCTTACTAGATAAAACACATATTCGTTTCTTTACATTTAATGAAATGCTACGAATGTTTTTAAAAGCAGGTTATTCGATTAGTAAAGTAGATCGTGTATATGTTGATCATAAAATGTATGAGTCGCTTATTGAGGAGTTATATGGAATTTGTAAAAAATATCGTCTTGGAAGTGGCTTCATGGCTGAGACGGTCGTATTTCAGTATATTATTGAAGCAGAAAAATCACAGTTATGA